A window of Candidatus Desulfatibia profunda contains these coding sequences:
- a CDS encoding RlmE family RNA methyltransferase → MKYTNPKRGRWQDHYSQRAKQEKFPARSVYKLKEIQQKYNLIKKGDKVLDLGCSPGSWLLFAATLTGAGGRVVGIDLQPVVIKLPSQVSVYTADILSLNADILSSLGNDFNVVVSDMAPATTGSKHVDSARSFHLCQTALAMAQNVLIPGGAFVCKIFQGEDFKAFSDAVKAGFNKFKIFKPRSSRKASREIYIIGLEKH, encoded by the coding sequence ATGAAATATACAAATCCAAAGCGTGGCCGCTGGCAGGATCATTATTCGCAGCGGGCAAAGCAGGAAAAGTTTCCGGCAAGATCTGTCTATAAACTTAAGGAGATCCAGCAAAAGTACAATCTAATCAAAAAAGGCGACAAGGTTCTCGATTTAGGATGTTCGCCTGGATCCTGGCTGCTTTTTGCGGCGACCCTGACAGGCGCCGGCGGACGGGTCGTGGGAATCGACTTGCAGCCGGTTGTGATCAAGCTTCCATCACAGGTCAGCGTATATACCGCCGATATCCTGTCGTTGAATGCTGACATTTTAAGCTCCCTGGGAAACGATTTTAACGTCGTTGTCAGTGATATGGCACCGGCAACCACCGGCAGCAAACACGTTGACAGCGCCAGATCGTTTCACCTTTGCCAGACCGCGCTGGCAATGGCTCAAAACGTACTGATACCCGGCGGCGCTTTTGTCTGCAAGATCTTCCAGGGGGAGGATTTCAAGGCGTTCTCAGATGCCGTCAAGGCCGGTTTTAACAAATTCAAGATCTTTAAACCCCGGAGCAGCCGCAAGGCCAGCCGGGAAATTTATATTATCGGATTGGAAAAACATTAG
- a CDS encoding YebC/PmpR family DNA-binding transcriptional regulator, translating into MSGHSKWSSIKHKKGAVDARRGKIFTKLIKEITVAARTGGADPAANPRLRGAIQAAKSENMPKDNIERAIKKGTGELEGVSYEEALYEGYGPGGSAILIESLTDNKNRAVADIRHIINKAGGKIGAAGCVAWMFAKKGYIVVENTAVDEDVLMEAAIDAGAEDVRQDNSNYEIITAVEDFEQVKAAIDKRSISYIAAELTMLPQSTIKLRGQEAEQMVRLMETLEDCEDVQKVYTNADIPEELVGD; encoded by the coding sequence ATGTCGGGTCACAGCAAGTGGTCGAGCATCAAACATAAAAAAGGCGCTGTGGATGCCAGGCGGGGAAAAATTTTCACCAAACTTATCAAAGAGATTACCGTTGCCGCCCGTACAGGAGGGGCAGATCCGGCTGCGAATCCAAGGCTGCGGGGGGCGATTCAGGCCGCAAAAAGTGAAAATATGCCCAAGGATAACATTGAACGTGCCATAAAAAAAGGAACCGGAGAACTTGAAGGCGTCAGTTACGAAGAGGCTCTTTATGAAGGGTACGGCCCCGGCGGCAGCGCTATTTTAATAGAATCTCTTACCGATAACAAGAACAGGGCTGTTGCGGACATTCGCCATATCATCAACAAAGCCGGCGGAAAAATCGGTGCGGCCGGATGCGTGGCCTGGATGTTCGCTAAAAAGGGCTATATCGTTGTCGAAAATACGGCCGTTGACGAAGACGTTTTAATGGAGGCCGCCATTGATGCCGGTGCCGAGGATGTTCGCCAAGATAACAGCAATTATGAAATCATCACTGCTGTCGAGGATTTTGAACAGGTCAAAGCCGCGATCGATAAAAGATCGATTTCCTATATTGCCGCCGAACTCACCATGCTGCCGCAGTCGACCATAAAGCTTCGGGGTCAGGAAGCCGAGCAGATGGTTCGCTTGATGGAGACGCTGGAAGATTGTGAGGATGTCCAAAAAGTTTACACCAATGCCGACATCCCCGAAGAGTTGGTTGGCGATTAA
- the nadA gene encoding quinolinate synthase NadA: MRSSPMKEQIKALLKKRKAIMLAHNYQPPEIQDLADLTGDSLELSIKAAQTDAEVIVFCGVHFMAETASILSPDKTVLLPRKDAGCLMADMIEPEALQIMIAKLPPMPVVTYVNSTAAVKALSTICCTSANAVDVVSSLDAAEVLMTPDRNLAMYTALQTKKKIHLWDGYCPSHETLKAQDVHNAMKKHPGAVFMAHPECRPEVLELADVVRSTSGMLRYARESESAEFVVGTEIGLLYPLKKANPNKSFYPASPKMLCKNMKKITLEDIFRSLEFMQGEVKVPEDIRRPAFTAVQRMIDLSLSKMKA; this comes from the coding sequence ATAAGGAGTAGTCCCATGAAGGAACAAATCAAAGCGCTGCTGAAAAAAAGAAAAGCGATCATGCTGGCCCATAACTACCAGCCGCCGGAAATCCAGGACCTTGCGGATCTTACCGGCGACTCCCTGGAGCTGAGTATTAAAGCCGCCCAAACCGATGCTGAGGTTATCGTCTTCTGCGGCGTGCATTTCATGGCCGAAACCGCTTCAATTCTTTCTCCGGACAAAACCGTCCTGCTCCCCCGTAAAGACGCCGGGTGTCTGATGGCCGATATGATTGAACCGGAAGCACTTCAAATCATGATCGCTAAACTTCCGCCCATGCCGGTCGTCACCTATGTCAATTCAACGGCGGCGGTCAAAGCGCTGTCAACCATATGCTGCACTTCGGCGAACGCCGTTGATGTTGTCAGCAGCCTGGATGCAGCGGAAGTATTAATGACGCCCGACCGGAATCTGGCCATGTATACGGCTTTACAGACAAAGAAAAAAATTCATCTTTGGGACGGATATTGTCCGTCGCATGAAACGCTTAAAGCCCAGGATGTACACAACGCCATGAAAAAACACCCGGGTGCGGTTTTTATGGCTCATCCCGAATGCCGGCCTGAAGTTCTTGAGCTGGCCGACGTTGTACGCAGCACGTCCGGTATGCTTCGATATGCCAGAGAGTCTGAAAGCGCTGAATTTGTCGTCGGCACGGAGATCGGACTGCTGTACCCGCTGAAAAAGGCAAATCCGAACAAATCGTTCTACCCCGCTTCCCCCAAAATGCTGTGTAAAAACATGAAAAAGATCACTCTCGAAGATATCTTCAGGAGCCTCGAGTTCATGCAGGGAGAGGTAAAGGTTCCTGAAGACATACGCCGGCCGGCGTTCACAGCGGTTCAAAGGATGATCGACCTTTCCCTGTCCAAGATGAAGGCTTAA
- a CDS encoding outer membrane lipoprotein carrier protein LolA: MNKIIQILFLFSIFLFFRSFVVLGQESPAAGPQRLSLDEILNRVENRYAASGFSARFEQVSTIPAMEITETASGRIYVKRPGMMRWEYEKPDLQTVITDGKTLWIYRPEDNQVMIGKAPVFFRDGKGAGFLSDIRGIRRRFLIDLENEIQNNNYKLALYPVEKTFDVSVIYLSISAQTFEVVRIVTYNSYQDKTRIEFSNIRFEEKLDDALFTFKIPEGVEILHLDE, translated from the coding sequence TTGAACAAGATTATTCAAATATTGTTTCTTTTTTCCATCTTTTTGTTTTTTAGGAGCTTTGTAGTGCTCGGCCAGGAGTCTCCTGCGGCCGGACCACAAAGGCTTTCCCTTGACGAAATCCTAAACAGGGTTGAAAACAGATACGCTGCTTCAGGCTTTTCAGCCCGTTTCGAGCAGGTATCGACGATCCCTGCCATGGAGATTACCGAAACGGCCTCGGGCCGAATCTATGTTAAACGTCCCGGCATGATGCGCTGGGAGTACGAAAAACCGGATCTGCAAACGGTCATTACGGACGGCAAGACCTTATGGATCTACCGGCCCGAAGACAATCAGGTGATGATCGGCAAAGCCCCCGTTTTTTTCAGAGACGGCAAGGGGGCCGGCTTTCTTTCGGATATCAGGGGCATACGGCGCAGATTTTTAATCGACCTGGAAAATGAGATCCAGAACAACAACTACAAACTGGCATTGTACCCTGTCGAAAAAACATTCGATGTCTCTGTTATCTATCTGTCGATTTCAGCCCAGACCTTTGAGGTGGTCCGAATCGTTACCTATAATTCTTACCAGGATAAAACCCGAATCGAGTTCAGCAATATACGGTTCGAAGAGAAGCTTGATGACGCGCTCTTTACGTTTAAAATACCTGAAGGAGTAGAAATCCTGCACCTCGACGAGTAG
- a CDS encoding sigma-54-dependent Fis family transcriptional regulator, with protein MKAKKTILIVDDDSAHRTMLRTLVGGWGYDIVEADDGSTAIEQVQQRPFDLVLMDVRMLKVSGIEALEQIKTFNPATPVTIMTAYSSVETAIEALKKGAYDYLTKPLDFDKLRLNLERAMEHTRLKEENRILKESLGKQFDSRNIIGRSPAMVDLLETVAHVAPSEATVMITGESGTGKELIAGAIHFNSPRKDGPFIKINCAAITETLLESELFGHEKGAFTGADRRKEGRFFQAHGGSLFLDEVSEMPLTMQVKLLRVLQERELTRVGGEQVIKVDVRLIVATNKHLPDLISAGLFREDLYYRLNVVSLKLPPLRERRDDIPLLAQHFLQVFAARNRKDIKGFTPQAMDQLIRYHWPGNVRELMNTAERGVVLARSAYLNEHDLTLIHEVPLQPAQIPNTMGFTASEVSLNEIEKATILRTLESTAGNKSEAARQLGITRKTLHKKLKTYGVMP; from the coding sequence ATGAAAGCAAAAAAGACCATATTGATCGTAGATGACGACAGCGCCCACCGCACCATGTTGCGGACCCTTGTTGGAGGATGGGGATACGATATTGTCGAGGCGGACGACGGTTCAACCGCTATCGAACAGGTGCAACAGCGCCCCTTTGATCTGGTTCTGATGGATGTCCGCATGCTAAAAGTTTCCGGCATCGAGGCCCTCGAACAGATAAAAACCTTCAATCCTGCCACACCGGTAACCATCATGACCGCTTATTCGTCTGTCGAAACAGCGATTGAAGCTCTAAAAAAAGGCGCCTACGATTACCTGACCAAACCCCTTGATTTTGATAAGCTGCGCCTTAACCTGGAACGAGCCATGGAGCATACCCGGCTCAAAGAGGAAAACCGCATCCTGAAAGAAAGCCTCGGCAAACAATTTGACAGCCGGAATATCATCGGCCGCAGCCCGGCCATGGTAGACCTTCTGGAAACAGTGGCCCATGTGGCCCCTTCGGAAGCAACCGTGATGATCACCGGCGAGTCCGGCACGGGCAAAGAACTCATTGCCGGAGCGATCCATTTTAACAGCCCGAGAAAAGACGGTCCTTTTATAAAGATCAACTGCGCAGCCATTACGGAAACACTCCTTGAATCGGAACTTTTCGGCCACGAAAAAGGAGCCTTTACCGGAGCCGACCGCCGCAAAGAAGGTCGTTTTTTTCAGGCCCACGGCGGCAGCCTGTTTCTAGACGAGGTCAGTGAAATGCCGCTTACCATGCAGGTCAAGCTGCTGCGGGTGCTGCAGGAGCGCGAACTCACCCGCGTGGGCGGAGAACAGGTGATCAAGGTGGACGTGAGGCTGATCGTGGCTACCAATAAACATCTTCCGGATCTGATATCCGCGGGATTGTTCCGGGAAGATCTTTACTACCGCCTGAACGTCGTCAGTTTAAAGCTTCCGCCGTTAAGAGAAAGAAGGGATGATATTCCGCTGCTGGCCCAGCATTTCCTGCAAGTTTTTGCTGCCAGGAACCGAAAGGACATAAAGGGATTTACCCCCCAGGCCATGGATCAATTGATACGATATCACTGGCCCGGCAACGTGCGCGAACTGATGAATACCGCTGAAAGGGGCGTAGTGCTTGCGCGCAGCGCCTATCTTAACGAGCATGATCTTACGCTCATACACGAAGTTCCGCTGCAGCCTGCCCAAATCCCGAATACCATGGGGTTTACAGCTTCAGAGGTGTCTCTAAATGAGATTGAAAAAGCCACCATCTTGCGCACCCTTGAATCCACGGCCGGTAACAAAAGCGAAGCCGCGCGGCAGCTCGGCATAACCCGCAAAACGCTGCATAAAAAACTCAAAACATACGGGGTCATGCCTTAG
- a CDS encoding PAS domain-containing protein, translating into MTNKAINKPFWTGVPPWIFIGAAAVLFPIFAFMTMQNINRQKENSTHLMVAKGAALIQSFEAGTRTGMGMQWSGFQLQKLLVETVQQPDIAYLLITDINGIIMVHNAPERIGQIYGKGLDLKQITHLDSIQWRIVSMPGKRKIFEVFRRLSPAGGPMRMRHGHMMMQLWLERSGNPRISLTPAEFIVFVGLDMTPIDEAIKSDTKHAVIMGIILLLIGFSGFVLLFLAQSYRTARTSLSRIKAFSDNVVEHMPIGLVALDNHQQITSLNHVAGSILNLLSDNTCGKDAKDVLPPELYHLLNSLDGNKIIVEKEIDCNLSENKKIPLEVSATLLNDESGTFLGYVLLFKDLSEVRSLRKEIARSQRLASMGRLAAGVAHEIRNPLSSIKGFATYFKERYHNIPEDKHISNIMIQEVDRLNRVVGQLHEFARPITISRKSIQLNHFIKDSLKLIERQASEANINIQTRFAPEINMAFIDPDRISQVLLNLYLNAIESMQTGGDLTVTLSTNAENLGIEIRVQDTGTGIGKDDLVHIFDPFFTTKASGTGLGLAIVHNIIEAHNGEINVESRKGQGTTFTICLPGVHPNISRNGSITQAI; encoded by the coding sequence ATGACCAACAAGGCTATCAACAAACCATTCTGGACAGGGGTTCCGCCATGGATATTTATCGGTGCGGCGGCGGTGCTGTTTCCTATTTTTGCGTTTATGACCATGCAAAACATTAACCGGCAGAAAGAAAACAGCACGCATCTTATGGTGGCGAAAGGGGCAGCCTTAATACAATCGTTTGAGGCCGGCACCCGCACCGGTATGGGAATGCAATGGAGCGGTTTCCAGCTCCAGAAACTTCTGGTCGAGACGGTTCAGCAACCTGACATTGCCTACCTGCTTATAACCGATATCAACGGAATCATAATGGTTCACAACGCCCCCGAGCGTATCGGACAAATTTATGGAAAAGGGTTGGATTTAAAACAGATTACTCATCTTGATTCGATTCAGTGGCGTATCGTGTCAATGCCTGGAAAAAGAAAAATATTTGAAGTTTTTCGAAGGCTTTCACCTGCCGGAGGACCGATGCGCATGCGTCACGGCCACATGATGATGCAATTGTGGTTGGAGCGAAGCGGCAACCCCCGCATATCCCTGACGCCGGCGGAATTTATCGTTTTTGTGGGTCTGGATATGACTCCGATAGACGAGGCCATCAAATCCGATACCAAGCACGCCGTTATTATGGGCATCATCCTGCTTTTAATCGGTTTTTCCGGTTTCGTGCTGCTTTTTTTAGCTCAGAGCTATCGCACCGCCAGAACGTCGCTTTCCAGGATTAAAGCCTTTTCAGACAATGTGGTTGAGCATATGCCGATCGGACTGGTGGCTCTGGATAATCATCAACAGATTACCTCGTTAAATCATGTCGCCGGATCGATTCTCAACCTTTTGTCCGATAACACCTGCGGAAAAGACGCCAAAGACGTCCTTCCGCCGGAGCTTTACCATCTTCTCAACAGCCTCGATGGTAATAAGATAATCGTTGAAAAAGAAATCGATTGTAATCTCAGTGAAAACAAAAAAATTCCGCTGGAAGTCAGTGCCACATTGCTGAATGACGAGAGTGGAACGTTTCTTGGATATGTCCTGCTGTTTAAAGACCTCAGTGAAGTCCGTTCATTGCGAAAAGAAATCGCCAGAAGCCAGCGCCTGGCGTCCATGGGAAGACTGGCAGCCGGTGTTGCCCATGAGATTCGCAACCCTTTGAGTTCCATTAAAGGGTTTGCCACCTATTTCAAGGAAAGGTATCATAACATACCGGAGGATAAACACATCTCCAACATCATGATCCAAGAAGTAGACCGCTTAAACCGGGTTGTCGGCCAGCTTCACGAATTTGCCAGGCCGATCACAATTTCAAGAAAATCGATTCAGCTAAACCACTTTATCAAAGACTCCCTCAAGCTGATCGAACGGCAGGCTTCGGAAGCAAACATAAACATTCAAACCAGATTCGCTCCTGAAATCAACATGGCCTTTATTGACCCGGACAGGATCAGCCAGGTGCTTTTAAACCTTTATCTGAACGCCATCGAATCGATGCAGACCGGCGGAGATCTAACCGTCACGCTTTCAACCAATGCCGAAAACCTGGGAATTGAAATCCGGGTCCAAGATACCGGTACAGGCATCGGCAAAGACGATCTTGTACACATTTTTGACCCCTTCTTTACCACCAAGGCATCAGGAACAGGTCTCGGACTGGCGATCGTTCACAACATCATTGAAGCCCATAACGGCGAGATAAACGTCGAAAGTCGAAAGGGTCAAGGAACCACGTTTACCATCTGCTTGCCGGGCGTGCACCCGAATATCTCACGCAACGGCAGCATCACCCAAGCGATTTAG